The Novosphingobium kaempferiae genome includes a window with the following:
- a CDS encoding FemAB family XrtA/PEP-CTERM system-associated protein, translating to MNAPFVPLTSEVRLIDLNDPDEIARLEGYVVRHPQGTPFHRPAWFVSVAKATGNRALALVQEQAGEIVAFLPLDAIHSPVFGRLLASTGFAVGGGLLVSDGADTAAVFAAAEELALRLTCPTIELRGGVLPESNEGWALKTESHANFARPLAADDEAQLLDIPRKQRAEVRRSLSIDLTIEVGTSERDRAAHYAVFCESYRNLGTPVFPRALLDAVVDGFGDDADILTVRHEDKPVASVISVYHQGAVMPYWGGGTWDARRLRANDRMYYELMLHARRRGCTTFDFGRSKTNSGAYHFKRNWGFEPEPLTYASWTAPGVAKRDADPTSGKLSMQIRLWQRLPLGVANRLGPMIARGIG from the coding sequence ATGAACGCGCCTTTCGTGCCCCTGACGTCGGAGGTGCGCCTCATCGACCTGAACGACCCCGACGAGATCGCGCGGCTGGAAGGCTACGTCGTGCGCCATCCGCAGGGGACGCCGTTCCATCGGCCTGCGTGGTTCGTCTCCGTCGCGAAGGCGACCGGCAACCGCGCGCTGGCGCTGGTGCAGGAGCAGGCGGGCGAGATCGTCGCCTTCCTGCCGCTCGACGCGATCCACTCGCCGGTCTTCGGGCGACTGCTGGCATCGACCGGGTTCGCCGTGGGTGGTGGCCTGCTCGTCTCGGACGGAGCCGACACCGCTGCCGTCTTCGCGGCGGCGGAGGAACTGGCGCTGCGCCTGACCTGCCCGACCATCGAACTGCGCGGCGGCGTGCTGCCGGAATCGAACGAGGGTTGGGCGCTCAAGACCGAGTCCCACGCCAACTTCGCCCGTCCGCTCGCCGCCGACGACGAGGCGCAACTGCTCGACATCCCGCGCAAGCAGCGCGCCGAAGTGCGCCGCTCGCTGAGCATCGACCTGACGATCGAAGTCGGCACCTCGGAACGCGACCGCGCCGCGCATTACGCGGTGTTCTGCGAAAGCTACCGCAATCTCGGCACCCCGGTGTTCCCGCGCGCGCTGCTGGATGCGGTGGTGGACGGGTTCGGCGACGACGCCGACATCCTTACCGTCCGGCACGAGGACAAGCCGGTGGCGAGCGTCATCAGCGTCTACCATCAGGGCGCGGTCATGCCCTATTGGGGCGGCGGCACCTGGGATGCGCGGCGGCTGCGGGCGAATGATCGAATGTACTACGAACTCATGCTCCACGCCCGGCGGCGTGGTTGCACGACGTTCGACTTCGGCCGCTCCAAGACCAACAGCGGCGCCTATCACTTCAAGCGCAACTGGGGCTTCGAGCCGGAGCCGCTGACTTATGCCAGCTGGACCGCCCCCGGTGTCGCCAAGCGCGATGCCGACCCGACCAGCGGCAAGCTGTCGATGCAGATCAGGCTGTGGCAGCGCCTGCCGCTCGGCGTCGCCAATCGCCTCGGTCCCATGATCGCGCGCGGGATCGGCTGA
- a CDS encoding TIGR03087 family PEP-CTERM/XrtA system glycosyltransferase, producing the protein MGEILFLSHRIPFPPDRGDKIRSHHILKALASLAPVHVATFFDDADDQRCEPDLAATAASYRLVERSKPLPVAGLEALASGRALSLAAFHDKRLESYVRDVLETRDIDAIYVFSGQMAQYIPEDFRGRVIADLVDVDSAKFDAYAAKGRGFRSWMEKREGRLLRVEEARIAAKSDVSLLVSAAEADLLRSRLTDDGLVRPMGNGLDAAVFDPAIVTPEPRMTAHGGPRIVFTGQMDYAPNIEAATRAIDRILPLVRESLPDATLHIVGRNPPPALTARSGRDGVEVWGRVDDIRPWLAAADVALVPLEIARGVQNKVLEAMAMALPVVLSPGAATGIDALDARDFAVRDSDTAMAQAVADLARAPEAARMMGRAARDWIIANASWEAALARLPEYLGIKAERTLDAA; encoded by the coding sequence ATGGGCGAGATCCTGTTCCTGTCGCACCGCATCCCGTTTCCCCCGGATCGCGGTGACAAGATCCGTTCGCATCATATCCTCAAGGCTCTCGCCAGCCTTGCGCCGGTCCACGTCGCGACGTTCTTCGACGATGCCGACGACCAGCGCTGCGAGCCCGATCTTGCCGCCACGGCTGCCAGTTACCGGCTGGTCGAGCGCAGCAAGCCATTGCCGGTCGCCGGTCTGGAAGCGCTCGCCTCCGGCCGGGCGTTGAGCCTCGCCGCGTTCCACGACAAGCGGCTGGAAAGCTATGTCCGCGACGTGCTGGAAACCCGCGATATCGACGCGATCTATGTCTTCTCGGGCCAGATGGCGCAGTACATTCCCGAGGACTTCCGGGGCCGGGTTATCGCCGATCTGGTGGATGTCGATTCCGCGAAGTTCGATGCCTATGCCGCCAAGGGGCGGGGGTTCCGCTCATGGATGGAGAAGCGTGAAGGCCGTCTCCTGCGTGTGGAAGAGGCCCGCATCGCCGCGAAGTCGGACGTCAGCCTGCTGGTAAGCGCGGCCGAGGCCGACCTCCTGCGCTCGCGCCTGACCGATGACGGTCTCGTCCGGCCGATGGGCAACGGGCTCGACGCGGCGGTGTTCGATCCCGCCATCGTGACGCCCGAGCCGCGCATGACCGCGCATGGCGGTCCTCGCATCGTGTTCACCGGCCAGATGGACTATGCGCCCAACATCGAGGCTGCGACCCGTGCCATCGACCGGATACTGCCGCTGGTGCGCGAATCTCTGCCGGATGCGACCCTGCACATCGTCGGCCGCAATCCACCTCCTGCGCTGACTGCCCGGTCCGGGCGGGACGGCGTCGAGGTATGGGGCCGGGTGGATGACATCCGGCCGTGGCTCGCCGCCGCCGACGTTGCGCTGGTGCCGCTGGAAATCGCGCGGGGGGTGCAGAACAAGGTGCTCGAAGCCATGGCGATGGCCCTGCCGGTCGTGCTTTCGCCCGGCGCGGCGACGGGTATCGACGCACTCGACGCTCGCGATTTCGCCGTGCGGGACAGCGACACGGCGATGGCGCAGGCCGTCGCCGATCTGGCGCGCGCGCCCGAAGCGGCGCGCATGATGGGCCGCGCCGCGCGCGACTGGATTATCGCCAATGCAAGCTGGGAGGCGGCTCTGGCACGCCTGCCGGAGTATCTCGGCATCAAGGCGGAAAGAACGCTGGATGCGGCCTGA